In Candidatus Micrarchaeota archaeon, the genomic stretch CACCGTGCAGATCAGAGAAGGCGAGCATTCTCATAGCATCACCGTTTAACCCGACCATCGACCGATCATTTCCCGAGCATTGTCTCCGTGTGCCGCTACGGACGCGTGACAGACGCGTTAAACCGTTATTAACGTTCAACGGAACCATTTTGCAAACAATGCTCCGAACAATGCACCTAACATCGGGTACAGAGTGAAACTGATCAACGCCCGTATCCATAACACACTGAAACTCAGGGTTCTATCGGCTCCTGAGAGCGAAAGCACCAGGTTCAACATGTTCTCATCAAGGAAATCGAACGTACCGATGATAAAATTGTACACCGGACCGGCTAACATAACCTCTAACGATAGGACAACGATGAACGATACTATCGCAGCAACCAATCCTGTCAACGCTCCGGCCGCGGCACCTTTCTTTATACCGACAACGGTCTTGAAATCATCCTCTGCTCTTATGTACACTATTACTACGGCAGAAGCGATCGGTATTATCAAAAAGAATAACAGACTCAGCAACGGAATTCCGGTCAGTATCCCTGCGGTAACACCTAACAGAAGGACGGGTGTCAGCAACGTTATATCGATCCTATCGTCCACAGGTAACCGTTTACCGCTGAATATCTTACGCATCATAGATTCTCTATGCTCGACCCTCTTCTCATGTTTGACCGGTACAGGTTCCTTAGCGGGTAACGGATAACCCATCGACACAGAAGAAACATCCAGTTTACCGGACTTGATCTTCTTAAGACAGGACTTGCAGATTATTCGCGGGTCATCGGTCCCGATACAATCCTTACACACGCCTTTGTAACAGACCGAGCATATACCCACAGCATCCCTATCCTTATGAACATAACATTTCATATACCCTGCACCTTTACCGAAGCACACGGATGATACCTCTCCAGTTTTAAAAAAGGATCGTTAACCTTTAAAACCTACCTCAACCGTACCGAATCAAGGTTCATCAGGGCACGAGCTTCAATGTCAAACTTCTTGTAGATGGCACGGGCCAGTTCATCGCATTTTCTATCGTCACCGTGCATGGTAAATATCCGTTTAGGTTTTGGCGACAGTCGGGACACATAGGACAACAGTTGACGTCTGTCGGCGTGTCCCGAGAACCCTTCCACGGTTTCCACGCGGAGGTTTATTCGGACCATCTCGGACTTTTTCGTCTCGGGATTGATGAGAGGCACCTCTTTGGCTCCCCGTTGTATCTTGCGACCCAGCGATAACACGCTCTGATATCCTACAAAGACGAGTGCGTTCTTAGGGTCTTCCGCCATTAACCGTAGGTATTCGACCGACGGACCTCCGGTAAGCATACCTGATGGTGCAAGTATCACGCAAGGGTCACCTTCTACGATCTCTTTTCTATCGGTCTTCACGATTTCAAATATTTCGGATTCGAAGGGACTGTTGTTGGACAGGATCCTCTTCTGTAAACTGCTTTTAAGATATTCCGGGTAAGCGGTATGTATCGCGGATGCTTCCAGGATCATTCCGTCAAGATAAACGTTGTATTTTACATCGTTCTTCTTAGCTGCCTCCTCCAGCACCAACATGATCTCCTGTGACCTACCGACCGAGAAGACGGGTATAAGAACCTTTCCGCCGTTGTTCACCGTCTCGTTTATGATCTCGATAAGTTTCTTTTCCGACTCTTCACGCGGGGGCATATAATCTTCACGGCCGCCGTACGTACTCTCGATGAACAGTGTTTCTACACGCGGGAAGACCGTTGTTGCAGGGTCGAACAGACGCGCCATATCGCGCTTGCGCAACGCGTATTTGAGGTCGCCGGTGTAAACAAGGTTGTGTAATCCGTTATCGATATGCAGGTGCACCTGTGCGCTTCCCAGGATATGACCTGAGTTGTACAACGTGAGTTTGACTTCCGGCGTGATATCGACTACTTCGTTGTAATCTACAGGTACGGTGTTAATCAACTGATGGTGTATGTCTTTGATAGAATACGGTGGGTCGACACCGTTCCTCGCTATCACGTTCAGATAATCCATCTGCAAAAGAACCGTTAAGTCACGGGTTGGTGGAGTGCAGTAAACCGGACCATCGTAACCGTACGCATAGAGATAGGGGACGAATCCCGAATGATCAAGATGGGCATGGGACACGATAACCGCGTCCAGGTCGGACGGTTCCAGATGCATCTCGGACAGATACGGATACGCTTTCGATGGTTCGAACGTCTCGGAATTTATACCGCAATC encodes the following:
- a CDS encoding beta-CASP ribonuclease aCPSF1, which produces MNTVELKEIEQKVYEIVPEECGLTKVEPEGLDIVLYVRDVAKFFSNEYLVKQLAGAIKKRIKVRVDSSLLADPEEARKKIEQIVPKEANVTDIKFNPYFSEVWIEAEKPGLVIGKKGVTLKTIMIETGWAVKIFRTPTMASSTLKGIRASLFKESKKRKKFLDRLGKSLCKPPKKSEWVKATALGGFKEVGRSCVLVQTPNTNILIDCGINSETFEPSKAYPYLSEMHLEPSDLDAVIVSHAHLDHSGFVPYLYAYGYDGPVYCTPPTRDLTVLLQMDYLNVIARNGVDPPYSIKDIHHQLINTVPVDYNEVVDITPEVKLTLYNSGHILGSAQVHLHIDNGLHNLVYTGDLKYALRKRDMARLFDPATTVFPRVETLFIESTYGGREDYMPPREESEKKLIEIINETVNNGGKVLIPVFSVGRSQEIMLVLEEAAKKNDVKYNVYLDGMILEASAIHTAYPEYLKSSLQKRILSNNSPFESEIFEIVKTDRKEIVEGDPCVILAPSGMLTGGPSVEYLRLMAEDPKNALVFVGYQSVLSLGRKIQRGAKEVPLINPETKKSEMVRINLRVETVEGFSGHADRRQLLSYVSRLSPKPKRIFTMHGDDRKCDELARAIYKKFDIEARALMNLDSVRLR